TTTGTCTTTTTTAATCCTGCAAAGATTCCAAAACAAGAATGGTAATAACTATGATATTTATCATGTTATAAATGGATTCAAAGTTCTAATTTAGCAAATTAAAACGACCAAACATCGATAATCCCTTTTTTAAGTATTTTTTAGGTTATTAAATTACCAATGAAAGATAATTTTTGTTAATTTTGCACCTGAATTTTTTTAATTGCTATGAGTAAATGTGATCAATGTATTGTAAGACAGCTTTCTTCGTTAAAAGCTCTTAACAAAGATGAAGTTTTGAAACTCGCTAGCAGTAAAACGACTTACTCTATTAAAAAAGGTGAAGCTATTTTTGAAGAAGGCGATGTTACTAATGGTGTTTTTTGCGTAAAAGATGGAGTTGGGAAACTTTCTAAATTAAGTGCTAATGGGAAAGACCAGATTGTAAAACTGGTAAAATCTGGTGAACTTTTAGGCCAGCGTTCTATGATTAGCAACGAACCTGCCAATTTATCTGCAAAAGCAATCGCCGATATGGAGGTTTGTTTTATTCCGAAATCAGAAATTATCCATTTTTTTAATCACAACAATCAATTCTCTTTGAACTTGATGCAATCTGTATGCGAGGATTTAAAAGAATCTGAGAATAACAAAATTGCTTTAGTCCAAAAAACGGTAAAACAACGTCTGGCTGAAACATTATTACAGCTTCATGATGATTTTGGTGAGAATCCTGATAAAACTTTAAAAGTACAGCTTACCAGAGAAGAACTTGCTGGAATAATTGGAACAGCAACCGAAAGCTGTATCCGTTTATTATCTGATTTTAATAAAATGGAATTGATTGAATTAGTGGGTAAAAAAATTATGCTTAAAAATGTAAAAGCATTAAAAAAAATGGCTGAATAATTATTGCTTTTTAGCTTCGTTCCAAAAAACATCCATTTCTGCCAAAGTCATATCTGCTAAAGGTTTACCTAATTCACTTGCTTTACTTTCAAGATACTGAAAACGTTTAATAAATTTTTTATTTGTGCGTTCTAAGGCATCTTCTGGGTTTACATTTAAAAATCGGGCGTAATTGATCATAGAGAATAATACATCTCCAAATTCGGCCTCTATTTTATCCTGATCTCCAGATTTGACTTCTACTTGAAGTTCTTCTAATTCTTCTTGAACTTTATCCCAAACTTGGTGTGGTTCTTCCCAGTCAAAACCTACACCTTTTACTTTGTCCTGAATTCGGCTTGCTTTTACCAAGGCAGGAAGGCTTCTTGGAACTCCTTCTAAAACTGATTTTTTCCCTTCTTTTAGTTTTAGCTTTTCCCAGTTTTGCTTTACTTCTTCTTCGTCTTTTACCACTGTATCACTATAAATATGAGGATGACGATGAATCAATTTATCACAAATCTCATTACAAACATCTGCAATATCGAAATCATTTGTTTCTGAACCTATTTTTGCATAAAAAACAATATGGAGCAATAAGTCTCCTAGTTCTTTTTTCACTTCATTTAAATCATTGTCCAAAATAGCATCTCCTAATTCATAGGTTTCCTCAATGGTAAGATGTCTAAGGGTTTGCAAAGTCTGCTTTTTATCCCACGGACATTGCTCACGAAGTTCATCCATAATAATTAATAATCTTTCGAAAGCTTTTAATTGAAGTTCTTTGCTCATTGTGAAGTTTTTTTCTGGGTTGTAACGAATGATGTAAAATTAAAAAATCCTGTCAAGAAAATGTCTTAACAGGATTAATATATTTTGAGTTCAATGAACTACTATTCTTCTTTTTTAACTTTTGCTTTTTTAGCAGCCGGAGCTTTCTTTGGTTTTTCTTCAGCAGCAGGAGCTTCTTCTGGAGTTTCAGCAGCCGCAGGAGCTAAATCTGTCACTAAACCTTTAGCTTGTAGAGTATTGTACCAGTTTAATACTTTTTTAATATCTGAAGGATAAACTCTTTCTTCATCATATTCCGGTAAAATTTCTTTAAAATAAGCGTTCAAAGTTGCATTATCTTCTTTGTGAGAGATTGCCTGACCTTTGTTTTCTTTAACTGCAATTTTCTGCATTACTTCAGTCAATGGTTTTTCTCCTTCGTATGTATAAATTGAAATCTCTGATAATAAACTTACGTTACTTTTTAAGTTTACTGTAATTTTTTTTCCGTCTAATAATGATTCTGCCACAAAACCTGTACGAGTCTGAACTTTCAATACATATAAACCTGGTTTCCCAGAAATGGCTAAAATTTTGTCTAAATTCATGTTTATTAAAATTAGTATTAAGAATTTTCTAGTTTTTGTTTGATGCTCTAAATTTTAAGAACATTATCTGCCTTTTTTAGCAGCAGCAAATTTCATTCTGTAGTCTTGAAACGTTTTGCCTTCAGTGATATTTTTTAATTTTTTCTGAATCAAACGCTTTTTCAAAGACGATATTTTATCTGTAAATAAAATTCCTTCTATATGATCGTATTCGTGTTGAATAACTCTTGCAATCAAACCGTCAAAAACTTCAGTTTTCATTACAAAATCTTCTTCACAATATTCAATAGTAACGGTAGGTTTTCTGTACACATCTTCGCGGACATCTGGAATACTTAAACATCCTTCGTTAAAACTCCACTCCTCACCTTCTTCTTTAACGATTTTAGCATTGATAAAAGTTCTTTTAAAACCTTTTAAATCCTTTTGTTCGTTTGCTGGTAAATCCTCATCATCACTAAAAGGTGTTGTGTCTATAACAAAAATGCGAATTGGCAAACCTACCTGCGGTGCAGCAAGTCCAACTCCTGAAGCATTGTACATGGTTTCATACATGTTTGCTAACGTTTCTATAAGGTTTGGATAATCGGGTGTTATTGCCGTACCTACTTTTCTTAAAACAGGATCACCATATCCTACAATTGGTAAAATCATTTGTGTTTATTTAATGTTTTATCTAACGAAAACTGTATTAAAAGTTCGCGTAATTCAGCTGGCAAAAATAGTAAAAAATAGTCAACGATTAGCCGTAAAGCTATATTATAACATATTTTTTATATGCTTCGAAAAACTCAGCTATAATTATGCCAAAATATTTCGTACAATTCTTAACTTTGCTAGTAAACCTCTCTATATGTTTGATCGTATTTCAAAATTCACCAACAGTACTTCTTTTTTAAACGCATCAAAAGTCACTATTGCCTCTGTTGTGCCTGTGCTGGTTTTGAACTTTTTAGACCATTTTGAAATTGGTTTTACAATTGCCTTAGGTGCTTTTTATACGTATCCAAGTGATATTCCGAGTTCTTTAAGCCATAAAATAAAAGGGCTCATTGTAGCTTCTTTAATTGTTTCGGGAGTTAATTTATTGGTAAATCTTGCTTATCCTTATCCGGTTTTATTTTACCCGTTTTTAGGATTTCTATTATTTTTATGTTCGATGATTTCGGTTTATGGGCAAAGAGCAACTTTGGTATCGTTTTCTGCTTTATTGTCTATTTCTCTTTCATTTGGACATTTACATCAAGGATTAGAGGCTTTACAATATTCTAGCTATATATTTATAGGTGGAATTTTATACTTAATTGTTTCTCTTATATTTCATTTTGTACAACCTTATAAATATATAGAACTACAAATTGCTGAAGGAATAAAATTGACCGCAAAGTATTTAAAACTAAGAGGCGATTTATGGAGTCCAGAAGCTAATCGTGAAAAGATTATTGAAAAGCAATTAGCAATACAAGTAGATCTTAATTTAATTCATGAGGATCTTCGTAAAATGCTAATTGGCAATCAAAACACATCTGGAACTACGAGCCAGAATCGTAAAATGCTTTTGGTGTTTATTACTTTGGTAGAAATTCAGGAGCTGGCACTTTATACTTCATTTGACCATAGTAAGCTTCACGAGAAATTTGCCAAACATCCTGATGTTCTGCGCACGTATCAAAATGTCGCTTATAAACTGGCGTCTACTTTAAAGAAACTTTCAAAAAACGTACATCATATAGCAGTATATGTTGACAAGAACGATCTTAAAAATGAATTAGACGCTCTAGAATTTGCGATTTTTGATTATGAAAAAACGTTAGGAAGAGAAGAAGTTGCAGAAGGAGTTTTGATGCTGACCAATATGCTGAAATATGCTAAAAATCAAGTTGGTAAAATCAAGATTATTCAGCGTGCTTTATCGCTCGCTATGCAGTCTTATAAACTGAAAGACAAAGATAAAGAGCTTGAAAAGTTCCTGACACCGCAATATTATCCCATCCGAACTTTAATTGAAAACCTTAGTTATTCTTCATCTATATTCAGACATTCGTTACGATTAACGATTACCATTTTAGTGGGTTTGTTTATTGGTGAAATGCTGGATTTACAAAACGTGTATTGGATTTTATTAACGATTGTTGTTATCATGCGTCCAGGTTATGGTTTAACCAAAGAACGTTCTTACAATCGTATGTTCGGAACTATCCTGGGCGGATTACTGGCTTTCGGAATTGTTTCTGTGATTCAAAATCATGTTGCTTTAAGTATTTTTTCAATTGTGTGTATGCTTCTCGGAATTTCATTCACGCAAATCAACTACAAAATCAGCGCTACTTTTGTAACCATGTATGTGGTTTTCATTTATGGAATTTTAACGCCAAATGTGGTTGAAGTGATTCAGTTTAGAATATTAGATACTCTTACTGGAGCTACTCTGGCTTTTATTGCTAATCAGTTTTTATGGCCGGCTTGGGAGTTTATCAATACCCCTATTCACTTGGAAAACTCGATAAGAGCCAATAAAAATTATCTAAAAGAGATTGCTGATTTTTATAATACAAAAGGAGAAGTACCAACTTCTTACCGCTTATCAAGAAAAAATGCTTTTGTTGAGATTGGAAATCTAATGACATCGTTTCAACGAATGATGCAGGAGCCTAAGTCTAAACAAAAAACAATGCCTTTGGTTAATAAACTTGTGGTTTTAAATCATTCGCTTTTATCGGCTTTAGCATCACTTTCAACTTATATTCAGTCGCATCAAACTACATCTGCATCAGAATCATTCAATTATATTATTAAAACGATTTTATTGAATTTAGAACATTCTATTTCAATTTTAAGAAATGAAACTATTATTACAGATACGTTTTTTGATAAAGAAGATGTAACGCTGCAATTTGAAGAATTAAAACGTAGAAATTTCAATCGTCTTGCTGCCGATGACGAACTGGATAAAGAAACCCGTCAGGCAAAAATGCAGGAAGCACAGATGGTAATCGAGCAGTTAATCTGGATGAGTAATCTAGCCGAAAAAATATTAAAAATTACGAAAGAACTAAAAGCAACAAATCCAGATTAATTCATCTGGATTTGCTTTTTTTTTATAGAGTTTGTAAACTCAATTATTTTATTTTTAAAACCTCTGCCGTATGTTTTCTTACTTCTGCTAAAAGTTCAGGTTTATCGTTTAATGTTCTACCATAAGAAGGAATCATTTGTTTCATTTTGGCTTCCCATTCTGGGGTTTTAATTTGATTGGTAAAACATCTGCTGATTAAATCAATCATAATCGCTACAGCTGTTGAAGCACCCGGAGAAGCTCCTAATAAAACAGCTAAAGTTCCGTCATGTGTATTAATTACTTCTGTACCAAATTCTAAAACGCCGCCTTCTTTTTCGTCTTTTTTAATTACCTGAACACGTTGTCCTGCTCTTTCCAGTTTCCAGTCTTTTGAACGTGCTGTAGGCAGATATTCGCGAAGTGCTTTCATTCTGTCTTTTGGGGACTGACGCACTTGCTCAATTAAATATTTCGTTAGAGGAATATTATGATATCCAGCAGATAACATCGGAATTAAGTTATTTGCTTTTATCGATAAAGGTAAATCTAAATACGATCCATTTTTAAGGAAACGTGTTGAGAATCCTGCGAAAGGTCCGAAAAGAAGCGCTTTTTCGCCATCAATTACACGTGTATCAATATGCGGAACAGACATTGGCGGAGCGCCCACACTTGCTTTTCCATATACTTTTGCCTGGTGTTTTGCGATAACTTCAGGGTTGGTACATTTTAACCATTGACCGCTTACAGGGAAACCTCCATAACCGTGTCCTTCTGGTACATTTGCTTTTTCCAACAATGGTAATGAACCGCCACCAGCTCCAATAAAGACAAATTTTGGATATGCTTTTCGTTTTTGTCCGGTTGCAATATCGGTTATTTTAATTCTCCACGATTTATCTTCGCGCTGTCTTAATTTCTTTACTTCGTGATTGAAGAATAATTTAACCCCATCTAATTTCTCAAGGTAATTAAACATACTTCTGGTAAGAGCTCCAAAATTAACATCTGTTCCCATTTCCATGTGAGTTGCGGCTAATTTTTCTCCTTCATCTCTGCCTTCCATCACAAGCGGCATCCACTCTTTTAACTGCTCAGGATCTGTACTGAAAGTCATGTCAGCAAAAATTGGATTACTTTGAAGTGCTTCAAATCTCTTTTTAAGGTATTCAACGTTTTTATCTCCCCAAACAAAACTCATGTGAGGAACGCTTTTTATAAAATTTTCAGGAGATGGAACTTTTTTCTGTTCTACAAGATATGCCCAAAACTGACGTGAAATTTCAAAAGATTCTGCAATACTGATTGCTTTTTTAGGATCAATACTTCCGTCAGGCTTTTCAGGCGTGTAATTAAGTTCACAAAAAGCAGAATGTCCGGTTCCGGCATTATTCCAAGCATCTGAACTTTCGGCTGCTGCAACATCTAATCTTTCGTAGATTTCAATTTGTATATCCGGTTGCAGCTCTTTCAGAATAACTCCAAGAGTTGCACTCATAATTCCAGCTCCAATAAGCACTACATCACTACTGGAACGTATTGTATTGTCAGGCATAACAGTATTTGTTTTTAAAAATGCAAAGGTACTTTTTTCAAACGCAAAAAAAAACTAAAATGTGCATGATAAAAGTTAGAAAAACATATTTTTTTCTAAATAAAGTGAAATTAATCGGCTGTAAAGTCAGAATCGATTAGAAGAAAGATAGTCTTGAAGCATAATTGTTGCGGAAATTTCATCAATCAGCCCTTTATTTTGGCGCTGTTTTTTACTAAGTCCACTATCTATCATAGTTTGAAATGCCATTTTTGAAGTAAAGCGTTCATCTACTCGAATTACTTTCATATCTGGAAAAATATTTGAAAAATGAGTTACAAATCCATTAATCACTGATGCACTTTCAGATGGCTGTCCGTTCATTTGCTTGGGCTCACCAATTAAAACTGCTTCTACTTTTTCTTTAACGAAATAATCTTTTAAGAAGTCTATTAAAGTATGTGTTGGAATTGTGGTTAAACCAGATGCTATGATCTGCATTTCGTCAGTAACAGCAATTCCTGTGCGTTTTTGTCCGTAGTCTATAGAAAGAATTCTTGGCATTTTGAATTTTTTATCAAAGATAGAAAGGAAATTTCAGAAACTTATAAAGAATTTCTGTACTTAATGAAAGCAAAGAAGACAACTTTATTTTCATCAACATTTACCTCATAGATAGAAACATATCCCTTAAAAACATAATCTCTAATATTTTCATTTTCAAAGTATCTTGATTTTTTAAAATGAAAAGGGTTTTGAATATCTTTCTTTATATTTTTTATTAAATCATTTTTAAATTTTCTAGCCGCTCTTGGTTTATCTTTGGCTATATAATGA
This is a stretch of genomic DNA from Flavobacterium endoglycinae. It encodes these proteins:
- a CDS encoding malate:quinone oxidoreductase, with protein sequence MPDNTIRSSSDVVLIGAGIMSATLGVILKELQPDIQIEIYERLDVAAAESSDAWNNAGTGHSAFCELNYTPEKPDGSIDPKKAISIAESFEISRQFWAYLVEQKKVPSPENFIKSVPHMSFVWGDKNVEYLKKRFEALQSNPIFADMTFSTDPEQLKEWMPLVMEGRDEGEKLAATHMEMGTDVNFGALTRSMFNYLEKLDGVKLFFNHEVKKLRQREDKSWRIKITDIATGQKRKAYPKFVFIGAGGGSLPLLEKANVPEGHGYGGFPVSGQWLKCTNPEVIAKHQAKVYGKASVGAPPMSVPHIDTRVIDGEKALLFGPFAGFSTRFLKNGSYLDLPLSIKANNLIPMLSAGYHNIPLTKYLIEQVRQSPKDRMKALREYLPTARSKDWKLERAGQRVQVIKKDEKEGGVLEFGTEVINTHDGTLAVLLGASPGASTAVAIMIDLISRCFTNQIKTPEWEAKMKQMIPSYGRTLNDKPELLAEVRKHTAEVLKIK
- a CDS encoding type II toxin-antitoxin system RelE/ParE family toxin; this translates as MKISFTEDFLFALNNQVHYIAKDKPRAARKFKNDLIKNIKKDIQNPFHFKKSRYFENENIRDYVFKGYVSIYEVNVDENKVVFFAFIKYRNSL
- the def gene encoding peptide deformylase, whose amino-acid sequence is MILPIVGYGDPVLRKVGTAITPDYPNLIETLANMYETMYNASGVGLAAPQVGLPIRIFVIDTTPFSDDEDLPANEQKDLKGFKRTFINAKIVKEEGEEWSFNEGCLSIPDVREDVYRKPTVTIEYCEEDFVMKTEVFDGLIARVIQHEYDHIEGILFTDKISSLKKRLIQKKLKNITEGKTFQDYRMKFAAAKKGR
- a CDS encoding Crp/Fnr family transcriptional regulator; translation: MSKCDQCIVRQLSSLKALNKDEVLKLASSKTTYSIKKGEAIFEEGDVTNGVFCVKDGVGKLSKLSANGKDQIVKLVKSGELLGQRSMISNEPANLSAKAIADMEVCFIPKSEIIHFFNHNNQFSLNLMQSVCEDLKESENNKIALVQKTVKQRLAETLLQLHDDFGENPDKTLKVQLTREELAGIIGTATESCIRLLSDFNKMELIELVGKKIMLKNVKALKKMAE
- the mazG gene encoding nucleoside triphosphate pyrophosphohydrolase, whose amino-acid sequence is MSKELQLKAFERLLIIMDELREQCPWDKKQTLQTLRHLTIEETYELGDAILDNDLNEVKKELGDLLLHIVFYAKIGSETNDFDIADVCNEICDKLIHRHPHIYSDTVVKDEEEVKQNWEKLKLKEGKKSVLEGVPRSLPALVKASRIQDKVKGVGFDWEEPHQVWDKVQEELEELQVEVKSGDQDKIEAEFGDVLFSMINYARFLNVNPEDALERTNKKFIKRFQYLESKASELGKPLADMTLAEMDVFWNEAKKQ
- a CDS encoding DUF5606 family protein produces the protein MNLDKILAISGKPGLYVLKVQTRTGFVAESLLDGKKITVNLKSNVSLLSEISIYTYEGEKPLTEVMQKIAVKENKGQAISHKEDNATLNAYFKEILPEYDEERVYPSDIKKVLNWYNTLQAKGLVTDLAPAAAETPEEAPAAEEKPKKAPAAKKAKVKKEE
- the ruvX gene encoding Holliday junction resolvase RuvX is translated as MPRILSIDYGQKRTGIAVTDEMQIIASGLTTIPTHTLIDFLKDYFVKEKVEAVLIGEPKQMNGQPSESASVINGFVTHFSNIFPDMKVIRVDERFTSKMAFQTMIDSGLSKKQRQNKGLIDEISATIMLQDYLSSNRF
- a CDS encoding FUSC family protein — translated: MFDRISKFTNSTSFLNASKVTIASVVPVLVLNFLDHFEIGFTIALGAFYTYPSDIPSSLSHKIKGLIVASLIVSGVNLLVNLAYPYPVLFYPFLGFLLFLCSMISVYGQRATLVSFSALLSISLSFGHLHQGLEALQYSSYIFIGGILYLIVSLIFHFVQPYKYIELQIAEGIKLTAKYLKLRGDLWSPEANREKIIEKQLAIQVDLNLIHEDLRKMLIGNQNTSGTTSQNRKMLLVFITLVEIQELALYTSFDHSKLHEKFAKHPDVLRTYQNVAYKLASTLKKLSKNVHHIAVYVDKNDLKNELDALEFAIFDYEKTLGREEVAEGVLMLTNMLKYAKNQVGKIKIIQRALSLAMQSYKLKDKDKELEKFLTPQYYPIRTLIENLSYSSSIFRHSLRLTITILVGLFIGEMLDLQNVYWILLTIVVIMRPGYGLTKERSYNRMFGTILGGLLAFGIVSVIQNHVALSIFSIVCMLLGISFTQINYKISATFVTMYVVFIYGILTPNVVEVIQFRILDTLTGATLAFIANQFLWPAWEFINTPIHLENSIRANKNYLKEIADFYNTKGEVPTSYRLSRKNAFVEIGNLMTSFQRMMQEPKSKQKTMPLVNKLVVLNHSLLSALASLSTYIQSHQTTSASESFNYIIKTILLNLEHSISILRNETIITDTFFDKEDVTLQFEELKRRNFNRLAADDELDKETRQAKMQEAQMVIEQLIWMSNLAEKILKITKELKATNPD